The following nucleotide sequence is from Myxocyprinus asiaticus isolate MX2 ecotype Aquarium Trade chromosome 21, UBuf_Myxa_2, whole genome shotgun sequence.
TGATAACACTGTAAAACACACACAGCATTGTATTGACAGGGAACAACTCAAAAACTCGTAAATGTGTCACTGGCATTGGCATGAATTGGGACAGTGCAGCTAGTGCTGTTGAGTGTACTGCACGgtatttgtgtgggtgtgtgttggtCAATATTGGaagaaaaacaacacaacactaaCTAGTACATACCAGACCATGAGTGTTCTAAAGATGTATCAATGTTTCCAGGTTTGATGTGCTTAAttatatgtaagtgtgtgtgtgtctgtgtgtttatgtacaCTTTTGCAGGTGCACTTGGCAAAATCGGGGCCATTAGACTAGCATGTTCTTTTACAAGCACTTTAATGCTATTAATATTGGCCTGGAGCCCATTCTAACTTGTTAGGAGAGACATCATGTTTACACTGGTCTAGGACCAGTTCCACTTgctgaaatgttaatatttaccgTGACATAAGagacagttaaattaatgtcagaCCATCAGACATGGCATTACATCCAAACTCAAATTCAGAGTAATTCTGTTCTTTATTAGACCACATATTTACTCGACAACATGCCAAGTTGCCAAGTCTTGTTCTCTTTCTTGtcataaacaaataatcaaaattCTCTGGCACAACTCAGAGTGATGATTTCATGGAAAAAATGAGGTGTTTCTTTCCATTTGCTTGATCTGATTTTCATTCCTCAGGCAGAACagagttttttttccctcaaggTCTGGTTAAGAGGTAAGATGTTCTCTACATTTACtgtcagttgtgtgtgtgtgtgtgtgtgtgtgtgtgtgtgaactgtaTTATCTGTTAGAATAAGTCTATTCtctgtctcttattttttttctctgtttctgttTTTTGGTCATAAACAGGCCCAGGCAGAATCTGAAGACTTTTTTGCATGTTCTGTACTGATTTTAAGGGGcgaaatctgcagaattctgcgtATTTAttcatggtaaaatgtgttaaattgagCTGAGACTACTTTACCTTTTCACTTcactttcaattttttttaaaatgaacatgAGGCATTCTCCTTGCTTCTCTTTGTCTCTTTTATTTCTCACCATTTGAGATATAATTCAACTGCAGTCATTTGATTGCAAGGAGGTCAATAATACCTGGAGAAAACTATCTTTTAGTACTCCCATTTATCTCAATGTCAGTTGCTTGGCTGGTGTAGGgcccaggggccggttgcaccagctatacgtaagttacagcttcgcctagttgtggcgtaaatgggcactaagtcacaatttacgcactactaaatatttgagcgttacaccattaaacttaggtagaacgtaaccctatgtataaactaaatatttcagaagcctccgaccaggagtaatgcttggaataaaaaagcagactcatttaatgacatcaatgagctcaagTTGTGCGTGACAGACATCAATCCTTTCGGCagacattatgatgttgacatttactgtcacagtctgtctccctcatgtttcctaggactcttattttgaagtgtttcccccagactacgttatccagtatgcactgccctcatcactgccatctattcctcattgttctcacctgttttccagtCCCTCATTAGttctgtttgtataaataccctttagtttttgcattcctttgttagttcttgtttgttgttgttttgagttcctgtttatttgtttcactgtcatcatttttataaAAGCCTGCATATAGATCCTACatctcccgtctcatctcagcaactgcTCGTGACAGAAGAACTAACCcacatggatctagcggctgtccgaATCCTGCTACacaagcaaggggaccgtccattTGAGGATCATGTCTGTGAGTTTTTAGAAttagcgaatttagtgcactatccagactgctctctggtggttttcttccggaccaGTCTGAAtggtgcactgaaggaactgatgcctccggctgatcctcactggaccctctgtgaatatgtggagaaggctctggaacgtTGCGGTTGCCGTTACAcggtggattatggcgggaaccccgggccaaaacttgcatccacggctccgcctgctcctCCAGAGAGTCTTCCAGTGGCTCCGCCCGCCCCTCCTCCAGCATCTCCGCCGACTGACCCAGTCccagccctgtggctgcctcctgtccccaccctgtggccacctcccaggcctcctgacccagtcccggccctgaGGCGGCCCCCCCCAGACCTCCGAACCCAATCCTTACCCTggggtctcctccctggccacctggtcATCTTCTGGGTCTCC
It contains:
- the LOC127411697 gene encoding WAS/WASL-interacting protein family member 3-like — its product is MDLAAVRILLHKQGDRPFEDHVCEFLELANLVHYPDCSLVVFFRTSLNGALKELMPPADPHWTLCEYVEKALERCGCRYTVDYGGNPGPKLASTAPPAPPESLPVAPPAPPPASPPTDPVPALWLPPVPTLWPPPRPPDPVPALRRPPPDLRTQSLPWGLLPGHLVIFWVSFLTCIFLPSSAIFGAPGVTP